One stretch of Pseudomonas sp. NC02 DNA includes these proteins:
- a CDS encoding DUF2025 family protein, with protein MRITSELICQAADQLQGFVGLNRKTGQYIVRFSEDSFGMDVADDGIIPTAEFVWLPVDGQAMTLSRERIQLLLDQNIDDRINITEPLRVYMRRVEIPQISAVRSLVS; from the coding sequence ATGCGCATCACCTCCGAGCTTATCTGCCAGGCCGCCGACCAACTCCAGGGTTTTGTCGGCCTGAACCGCAAGACTGGCCAGTACATCGTCCGTTTCAGCGAAGACTCCTTCGGCATGGACGTGGCCGATGACGGCATTATCCCAACCGCCGAGTTTGTCTGGCTGCCGGTCGACGGGCAGGCCATGACCTTGTCCCGCGAGCGGATCCAGTTGTTGCTGGACCAGAACATCGACGATCGCATCAACATCACGGAACCGCTGCGGGTGTACATGCGTCGGGTGGAGATTCCACAGATCAGTGCGGTGCGCAGTCTGGTCAGTTGA
- a CDS encoding inorganic phosphate transporter has product MATPSLTASTASVTNDPKPRLDKKPGLVTVIIFFAVLAMGLLFTAYSLMHDMHELGTVVTTWTPFLLLGVALLIALGFEFVNGFHDTANAVATVIYTNSLPPHFAVVWSGFFNFLGVLLSSGAVAFGIIALLPVELILQVGSSAGFAMIFALLIAAILWNLGTWWLGLPASSSHTLIGSIIGVGVANALMHGRDGTSGVDWGQAIKIGYALLLSPLIGFAFAALLLLALRAFVKNRSLYKAPKGDTPPPWWIRGMLIATCTGVSFAHGSNDGQKGMGLIMLILVGTLPMAYALNRTMPAGESLQFAAVAEVTQAALVKAAPQLAPADSRGTLSTYVRTKEATPELVPALAAITGHIGEEVKSYGSLAAVPAEAVGNVRNDMYLTSETIRLMDKGKVGNFDADTQNKLQLFKQQIDNATRFIPLWVKIAVAIALGLGTMVGWKRIVVTVGEKIGKTHLTYAQGASAEMVAMLTIGAADMYGLPVSTTHVLSSGVAGTMVANGGGLQMKTIRNLLMAWVLTLPAAILLSGSLYWLFTQLF; this is encoded by the coding sequence ATGGCAACCCCTTCGCTGACCGCCTCCACCGCCTCCGTCACCAACGATCCCAAACCGCGCCTGGACAAAAAACCGGGCCTGGTGACGGTGATCATTTTCTTCGCCGTACTCGCCATGGGCCTGTTGTTCACCGCCTACAGCCTGATGCACGACATGCACGAGCTGGGCACGGTGGTCACCACCTGGACGCCGTTCCTGCTGCTGGGCGTGGCGCTGTTGATCGCCCTGGGCTTCGAGTTCGTCAACGGCTTCCACGACACCGCCAACGCGGTGGCCACGGTGATTTACACCAACTCATTGCCACCGCATTTCGCGGTGGTGTGGTCGGGCTTTTTCAACTTCCTCGGCGTGCTGCTATCCAGCGGCGCGGTGGCGTTCGGCATCATCGCCCTGCTGCCGGTAGAGCTGATTTTGCAGGTCGGCTCCTCCGCCGGCTTTGCGATGATCTTCGCGCTGTTGATCGCCGCGATCCTGTGGAACCTCGGCACCTGGTGGCTGGGGTTGCCGGCGTCGTCGTCCCACACCTTGATCGGCTCGATCATCGGCGTGGGCGTGGCCAACGCCCTGATGCATGGCCGCGACGGCACCAGCGGTGTGGACTGGGGCCAGGCGATCAAGATCGGTTATGCGCTGCTGCTGTCGCCGCTGATCGGCTTCGCCTTCGCCGCCCTGCTGTTGCTGGCGCTGCGGGCCTTCGTGAAAAATCGCTCGCTGTACAAAGCGCCGAAAGGCGATACCCCGCCGCCTTGGTGGATTCGCGGCATGCTGATCGCCACCTGCACCGGTGTGTCGTTTGCCCATGGTTCCAACGATGGCCAGAAGGGCATGGGCCTGATCATGTTGATCCTGGTGGGCACCCTGCCGATGGCCTACGCGTTGAACCGCACCATGCCGGCCGGTGAGTCGTTGCAGTTTGCCGCGGTGGCCGAAGTCACCCAGGCCGCCCTGGTAAAAGCGGCGCCGCAACTGGCCCCCGCCGACTCTCGCGGCACCTTGTCGACCTACGTACGCACCAAGGAAGCCACCCCGGAACTGGTGCCCGCCCTGGCCGCCATCACCGGGCATATCGGTGAGGAAGTGAAGAGCTACGGCTCCCTGGCCGCCGTACCGGCCGAGGCCGTGGGCAACGTGCGTAACGACATGTACCTGACCAGCGAAACCATCCGCCTGATGGACAAGGGCAAGGTCGGCAACTTCGATGCCGACACCCAGAACAAGCTGCAACTGTTCAAGCAACAGATCGACAACGCCACACGATTTATCCCGCTGTGGGTCAAGATCGCCGTGGCCATCGCCCTCGGGCTCGGCACCATGGTCGGCTGGAAACGTATCGTGGTGACCGTGGGCGAGAAGATCGGCAAGACTCACCTGACCTACGCCCAGGGCGCATCCGCCGAGATGGTGGCGATGCTGACCATCGGCGCGGCAGACATGTATGGCTTGCCGGTGTCCACCACCCATGTGTTGTCGTCGGGTGTGGCCGGGACCATGGTGGCGAACGGCGGTGGCTTGCAGATGAAGACCATCCGCAACTTGCTGATGGCCTGGGTGCTGACCTTGCCGGCGGCGATTCTGTTATCGGGCAGCCTGTACTGGCTATTCACCCAATTGTTCTGA
- a CDS encoding transporter — protein sequence MNHSIDHSHQDSDLFGLLYGFRFRPGEKGEQIDSATALAALQQPGDPNEFLWLHLNLAHAACERWMQAHLNLPEEFFEALHEGSRSTRIEHVDSALLAVVNDVVFNFSSMVSSDISTLWVCARSRLLISARLQPLHSVDKLRSSVKAGEHFRSPLELLVHLLRDQGEVLTQIVRKTSLSVDQIEDQLLSSRLSTNRAELGAARRVLVRLQRLLALEPGSLLRLLNRPPQWLQKEDVKELRKSTEEFALIINDLMALGERIKLLQEEIAANLNEQSNRTLFTLTVVTVLALPINIIAGFFGMNVGGVPLSTDPEGFWILVALVATFTLIAGRWAFRKRKDY from the coding sequence ATGAACCACAGCATCGACCACAGCCACCAGGACTCAGACCTGTTTGGCTTGCTCTACGGTTTTCGTTTCCGCCCCGGTGAAAAGGGCGAACAGATAGATTCAGCCACTGCCCTTGCGGCCTTGCAGCAACCCGGAGACCCCAACGAATTTCTCTGGCTGCATTTGAACCTGGCCCACGCCGCCTGTGAGCGCTGGATGCAGGCGCACCTGAACCTGCCGGAAGAATTCTTCGAAGCCTTGCACGAAGGCTCACGCTCCACCCGCATCGAACACGTGGACTCAGCCTTGCTGGCGGTGGTCAACGACGTGGTCTTCAACTTCAGCAGCATGGTGTCTTCAGACATTTCCACCTTATGGGTGTGCGCCCGCAGTCGGCTGCTGATCAGCGCGCGCCTGCAACCGCTGCATTCGGTGGACAAGCTGCGCTCGTCGGTTAAGGCCGGTGAACACTTTCGCTCGCCGCTGGAACTGTTGGTGCATTTGCTGCGGGACCAGGGCGAGGTGCTGACACAGATCGTGCGCAAGACCAGCCTCAGCGTCGACCAGATCGAGGACCAGTTGCTGTCGTCACGCCTGTCCACCAACCGCGCCGAACTGGGTGCCGCGCGCCGGGTGCTGGTGCGCCTGCAACGGTTGCTGGCGCTGGAGCCCGGCTCGTTGCTGCGGCTGCTCAATCGTCCGCCCCAGTGGCTGCAGAAGGAAGACGTGAAAGAGCTGCGCAAATCCACCGAGGAGTTTGCGCTGATCATCAACGACCTGATGGCGTTGGGTGAGCGCATCAAGCTGCTGCAGGAAGAGATCGCCGCCAACCTCAACGAACAGAGCAACCGCACGTTGTTCACCCTGACCGTGGTCACGGTGCTGGCGTTGCCGATCAACATCATTGCCGGTTTTTTTGGCATGAACGTTGGTGGTGTGCCGCTTTCTACAGACCCTGAAGGCTTCTGGATTCTGGTGGCGCTGGTGGCAACATTCACCCTGATTGCCGGACGCTGGGCGTTTCGCAAGCGCAAGGATTATTGA
- a CDS encoding PepSY domain-containing protein — translation MKNLTALFAAAALTLTAGLAQADVRPDQIPSLLKSGAVMDFEKLNAKAVAQHKGATIVDTELEDKAGRLVYETELRDTSNVKWDVKLDAKTGEVLENKQDT, via the coding sequence ATGAAAAACCTGACCGCTCTGTTCGCTGCTGCCGCCTTGACCCTTACCGCCGGTTTGGCCCAGGCCGATGTTCGCCCGGACCAGATTCCGAGCCTGCTCAAGTCCGGTGCCGTGATGGATTTTGAAAAGCTCAACGCCAAGGCCGTGGCCCAGCACAAAGGCGCCACCATCGTTGACACCGAACTGGAAGACAAAGCCGGCCGCCTGGTCTACGAGACCGAACTGCGTGACACCAGCAACGTGAAGTGGGACGTGAAGCTGGATGCCAAGACCGGCGAAGTCCTGGAAAACAAGCAAGACACTTGA
- a CDS encoding sterol desaturase family protein: MKQLMAWVYAPLFWAGFIGWALWLVQRDALQWLGLVFVLAVAVSFIAEWWLPYEPQWNRNQGDRRRDLIHALVNEGLNAAGLLILPVLTALLAVDGVWPRAWPLWAQLLLAIFIADAGITLMHYASHRVAALWRLHAVHHSVQRLYGFNGLMKHPLHQMLEATAGLTPLILLGIPTEVALLLALAIAVQLLLQHSNVDMRLGPLRWVFAWAPVHRFHHMKYGRAGDVNFGLFFNLWDWLLGTAFYSHDYRMGQGDLGIGSRPDFPREYVAQLRDPFRTVQLSKEPPVPAGLVEDSYVQVAQRRPGRDAK; encoded by the coding sequence ATGAAACAGTTAATGGCCTGGGTGTATGCGCCCTTGTTCTGGGCGGGGTTTATCGGGTGGGCGCTGTGGCTGGTGCAGAGGGATGCGCTGCAGTGGCTGGGGCTGGTATTTGTTCTGGCGGTGGCGGTGTCGTTTATCGCCGAGTGGTGGTTGCCCTATGAGCCGCAGTGGAATCGCAACCAGGGTGATCGTCGTCGCGACTTGATTCACGCGTTGGTCAATGAGGGCCTCAATGCGGCGGGCTTGTTGATCTTGCCGGTGCTGACCGCGCTGTTGGCCGTCGACGGTGTATGGCCGCGGGCGTGGCCGCTCTGGGCGCAATTGCTGCTGGCGATCTTCATTGCCGATGCGGGCATCACCCTGATGCATTACGCCAGCCACCGAGTCGCTGCCTTGTGGCGCCTGCACGCGGTGCACCACAGCGTGCAACGGCTGTATGGCTTCAATGGCTTGATGAAGCATCCGTTGCACCAGATGCTGGAAGCCACGGCCGGGTTGACGCCGTTGATCCTGCTGGGCATTCCCACGGAGGTGGCGCTGCTGCTGGCCCTGGCGATTGCCGTGCAGCTGCTGTTGCAGCATTCCAATGTCGACATGCGCCTGGGGCCGCTGCGCTGGGTGTTCGCCTGGGCGCCGGTGCATCGTTTTCATCACATGAAATATGGCCGGGCTGGGGATGTGAATTTCGGCTTGTTTTTCAATCTGTGGGATTGGCTCTTGGGCACGGCGTTTTACAGCCATGACTATCGAATGGGGCAGGGCGACTTGGGGATTGGCAGCCGGCCGGATTTTCCGCGGGAGTATGTGGCGCAGTTGCGCGACCCGTTCAGGACGGTGCAATTGAGCAAGGAGCCGCCGGTTCCCGCGGGTCTAGTCGAGGATTCGTACGTTCAGGTTGCGCAACGACGCCCCGGCCGTGACGCCAAATAG
- a CDS encoding LysR family transcriptional regulator: MFNAAAHYQIDYPDLSLILALVRGGTLARAAALLRVDVSTVFRAVRRLETALGQTLFEKSRAGYLPTTLATTLAEQAERAEQALEAARVGVEQGGEVISGTVRLTCTDSVLQSLLLPALAQFMPGYPALTLELSTSNDFANLSRRDADIALRLTKAPPEHLVGRCLGTVSYRVCASADYARQHAGEELAALNWIAPDDFLPDHPTVTWRRQHLPGVMPAYRCNSMVSVTELVRAGLGVAALPDYLLGAGLQPLSPPLVGHDTALWLLTRPDCRALRSVVTLFDQLGQHVRLPVR, from the coding sequence ATGTTCAATGCAGCGGCGCACTATCAGATCGACTACCCAGACCTTTCCCTGATCCTCGCCCTGGTGCGCGGCGGCACGCTCGCGCGGGCGGCGGCGTTGCTGCGGGTGGATGTGTCTACGGTGTTTCGCGCGGTGCGGCGGCTGGAGACGGCACTGGGCCAGACGCTGTTCGAAAAGAGCCGCGCCGGCTACCTGCCCACCACCTTGGCCACCACCCTCGCCGAGCAGGCCGAACGTGCCGAACAGGCGCTGGAGGCAGCACGGGTGGGAGTGGAGCAGGGCGGTGAAGTGATCAGCGGTACGGTGCGCCTGACGTGCACGGACTCGGTATTGCAGTCACTGTTGCTGCCGGCCCTGGCGCAGTTCATGCCGGGTTACCCGGCGCTGACCCTGGAGCTGAGCACGTCCAATGACTTCGCCAACCTCAGTCGCCGCGATGCGGATATCGCCCTGCGCCTGACCAAGGCACCGCCCGAGCATCTGGTAGGACGTTGCCTGGGCACGGTGTCGTATCGGGTGTGCGCCAGTGCCGACTATGCCCGCCAGCATGCGGGGGAGGAACTGGCGGCCCTGAACTGGATCGCGCCGGATGACTTCCTGCCGGATCACCCCACCGTCACCTGGCGGCGCCAGCACTTGCCGGGAGTGATGCCAGCCTATCGCTGCAACAGCATGGTTTCGGTAACCGAACTGGTGCGCGCGGGACTCGGCGTGGCCGCGTTGCCGGATTACCTGCTGGGCGCGGGCCTGCAACCGTTGAGCCCGCCGCTGGTGGGGCACGACACCGCCCTGTGGCTGCTGACGCGCCCCGATTGCCGGGCCTTGCGCTCGGTGGTGACGTTATTTGATCAGTTGGGCCAGCATGTGCGCTTGCCGGTGAGATAA
- a CDS encoding CTP synthase, with amino-acid sequence MNKTTLHLALIGDYDAQVTAHQAIPLALQQAGAALGLTVRFDWLATDTIKSTEQLQHYDGFWCVPASPYRDLDGALLAIRYAREQRRPFLGTCGGFQHAVLEYARNVLGWADAEHGELAPDSPRAVLTPLTCALVEATDTIRLMAYTRIAEAYATLDIHEGYRCRYGINPDFESALLEADLIASGHDSAGDLRAVELLGHPFFVATLFQPERAALKDVTPPLAIALLKACA; translated from the coding sequence ATGAATAAAACCACCCTGCACCTGGCCCTGATCGGCGACTACGATGCACAGGTCACCGCCCACCAGGCCATTCCCCTGGCGTTGCAACAGGCCGGCGCGGCGCTGGGCCTGACGGTGCGGTTCGACTGGCTGGCCACCGACACGATCAAATCCACCGAACAACTGCAGCACTACGACGGCTTCTGGTGCGTCCCCGCCAGCCCTTACCGTGATCTGGACGGCGCCCTGCTGGCCATCCGTTATGCCCGTGAACAGCGGCGCCCTTTCCTCGGCACCTGCGGCGGTTTTCAACACGCGGTGCTGGAATATGCCCGCAACGTGCTGGGCTGGGCCGACGCAGAACACGGCGAACTGGCTCCCGATTCGCCCCGTGCAGTACTCACGCCCCTGACCTGTGCGCTGGTGGAAGCGACCGACACCATCCGCTTGATGGCCTATACCCGCATCGCCGAGGCCTACGCCACCCTGGATATCCATGAAGGCTACCGTTGCCGCTATGGCATCAATCCAGACTTCGAAAGCGCATTGCTGGAAGCCGACCTGATTGCCAGCGGCCATGACTCGGCGGGTGACCTGCGGGCGGTGGAGTTGCTGGGCCATCCGTTTTTTGTCGCCACCCTGTTCCAGCCGGAACGTGCGGCGCTTAAAGACGTCACCCCGCCGCTGGCCATTGCGCTGCTGAAGGCCTGCGCATGA
- a CDS encoding AraC family transcriptional regulator, with the protein MSPEWSGRLWLGPDYGLIQGIPGRTASHAHYAHQLMFSAGGPVTASLDGRAITAHRLFIPSRMPHAILHSHGEVLMVYAEPGAFDFDSLQAALADSERSLEALERTLRQLPRRALEDARVGRALSALDQQLSGKVSAQALAQAAHVSLSQLERLFANQLGLPVRRLVLWRRLRVALGLALGGSPLTEAAHGAGFADSAHFSRTMKQLFGVTAGASLRNLNVRILD; encoded by the coding sequence GTGAGCCCCGAATGGTCAGGTCGCCTGTGGCTGGGGCCTGACTACGGGCTGATCCAGGGCATACCGGGGCGCACCGCGTCCCATGCACACTATGCCCATCAGCTGATGTTCTCCGCGGGCGGGCCGGTCACGGCCAGCCTCGATGGCCGTGCCATCACGGCCCATCGCCTGTTTATCCCGTCCAGAATGCCCCACGCCATCCTCCACTCCCACGGTGAGGTGTTGATGGTGTATGCCGAACCCGGCGCCTTTGACTTCGACTCTTTGCAGGCCGCCCTGGCCGACAGTGAACGGTCCCTGGAAGCACTCGAGCGCACGCTGCGCCAATTGCCGAGACGCGCACTGGAAGATGCCAGGGTGGGGCGCGCGCTGTCGGCGCTGGATCAGCAACTGAGTGGCAAGGTCTCGGCCCAAGCCCTGGCGCAGGCGGCGCACGTTTCGTTAAGCCAGCTGGAACGTTTGTTCGCCAACCAACTGGGTTTGCCGGTACGTCGCCTGGTGTTGTGGCGGCGCTTGCGAGTGGCGCTGGGACTGGCGCTCGGCGGCAGCCCCCTGACCGAGGCTGCACATGGCGCCGGGTTCGCCGATTCGGCGCACTTTTCCCGGACCATGAAGCAACTATTTGGCGTCACGGCCGGGGCGTCGTTGCGCAACCTGAACGTACGAATCCTCGACTAG
- a CDS encoding antibiotic biosynthesis monooxygenase, which translates to MIAKTPKPPYYAVVFSSLRTEGDNGYGQAADRMLELARQQPGFLGVESARGDDGLGITVSYWSSEAAILAWKQHAEHTEVREQGRATWYSACHTRVCKVERSYAFER; encoded by the coding sequence ATGATCGCCAAGACACCCAAACCGCCGTACTACGCCGTGGTGTTCAGTTCATTGCGCACTGAAGGTGACAACGGTTACGGACAAGCCGCCGACCGCATGCTGGAACTGGCCCGGCAACAACCCGGTTTTCTCGGCGTGGAATCGGCGCGCGGGGACGACGGGCTGGGTATCACGGTGTCCTACTGGAGCAGCGAAGCTGCGATCCTGGCCTGGAAGCAGCACGCCGAACACACTGAGGTGCGCGAACAGGGCCGCGCCACCTGGTACTCGGCGTGCCATACGCGGGTGTGCAAGGTGGAGCGGTCTTACGCGTTCGAGCGCTGA
- a CDS encoding biotin-dependent carboxyltransferase family protein: MIKVLKPGLATSVQDLGREGYYHLGIPPSGALDQYALSAANHLVGNPIGAAGLECTLIGPELEFQQDALVALCGALMSPRLDGVVVHQDTAFEVRAGQVLRFEFPKAGARTYLAVAGGIDVPLVLGSRSTYTLGALGGFHGRRLVEGDELPVGEASGKGRAGNSLPMALRQSVGGDVTLRVVPGLYYERLTPAAKSSFFAEPWTVGSEADRIGYRFKGGNALSFQPREQPFGAGSDPSNIVDSCYPIGSIQVPAGLEPIVLHRDAVSGGGYAMIGTVISADLDLIGQMQPNQRAGFVAVTLEEALEARRVYKKRLKVMGGLFST, encoded by the coding sequence ATGATCAAGGTACTCAAACCCGGCCTCGCCACCTCCGTGCAGGATCTTGGCCGCGAAGGTTATTACCACCTCGGCATCCCGCCATCCGGCGCCCTGGACCAATACGCGTTGAGCGCGGCCAACCACCTGGTGGGCAACCCCATCGGCGCTGCCGGGCTGGAATGCACGTTGATCGGGCCGGAGCTGGAGTTTCAGCAGGATGCCCTGGTGGCGTTGTGCGGGGCGCTGATGTCGCCGCGCCTGGACGGCGTGGTGGTGCATCAGGACACCGCGTTTGAAGTGCGGGCCGGGCAAGTGCTGCGCTTTGAATTTCCCAAGGCCGGCGCACGGACTTACCTCGCGGTGGCTGGTGGTATTGACGTGCCGCTGGTATTGGGCAGCCGGTCCACTTACACCCTGGGTGCGTTGGGCGGGTTTCACGGGCGGCGGCTGGTGGAGGGTGATGAACTGCCCGTGGGCGAAGCCAGCGGCAAAGGCCGGGCGGGGAACAGTTTGCCCATGGCGTTGCGCCAATCGGTGGGTGGGGACGTGACCCTGCGGGTGGTGCCAGGGCTGTATTACGAGCGCCTGACGCCCGCCGCCAAGAGCAGCTTTTTTGCCGAGCCCTGGACGGTAGGGTCGGAGGCCGACCGCATCGGCTATCGCTTCAAGGGCGGCAATGCCTTGAGCTTTCAGCCACGGGAACAGCCGTTTGGCGCCGGGTCCGATCCGTCGAACATCGTCGACAGTTGCTACCCCATCGGTTCGATCCAGGTGCCGGCGGGCCTGGAGCCGATCGTGCTGCACCGGGACGCGGTGTCGGGCGGGGGCTACGCGATGATTGGCACGGTGATCAGTGCCGACCTGGATCTGATCGGGCAGATGCAACCGAACCAGCGGGCGGGGTTTGTGGCGGTGACGCTGGAGGAAGCGTTGGAGGCGCGGCGGGTGTACAAGAAGCGGCTGAAGGTGATGGGTGGGTTGTTTAGCACCTGA
- a CDS encoding glycerophosphodiester phosphodiesterase, whose product MPVTFTKSALLLALMLGLGHAQAASPISPTELATNEGIPHPAVIAHRGASFDAPESTAAAYKVARDLGADYLEMDLQRSKDGVLFALHDNNLQRTTDVATKFPERKDSPANEFTWAELKTLDAGSWFNAAYPDRARPGFVGLKILSLDEIIKIAEGNPQHKPGLYIETKEPKQFPGIEADLKNKLLDKGWLSSTGSNQAQKNIGVGQGKGRVVLQTFEKDSLKELQKEMPNTPKILLLWVGEGSIEPKSKVPFAESGEPSKAAYYAKQEPKDAAEFEKWIDEAKSLGAIGTGPSAQLTNLGDQSYSDLVKPEMNQLTHDKGLLVHVYTVDEPVDFDKVMKAGVDGIFTNRAAELLKYYKRWPSSSVADLLQDNGY is encoded by the coding sequence ATGCCTGTCACGTTTACCAAGAGTGCCCTGCTGCTGGCCCTGATGCTGGGCCTTGGCCACGCACAGGCGGCAAGCCCGATCAGCCCTACCGAATTGGCCACCAACGAAGGCATTCCGCACCCCGCCGTGATTGCCCACCGTGGCGCCTCCTTCGATGCACCGGAATCCACCGCCGCCGCCTACAAAGTCGCGCGCGACCTGGGTGCCGACTACCTGGAGATGGACCTGCAGCGCAGCAAGGACGGCGTACTCTTCGCCCTGCATGACAACAACCTGCAACGCACCACCGACGTCGCCACCAAGTTCCCGGAGCGCAAGGACAGCCCGGCCAACGAATTCACCTGGGCCGAGCTTAAAACCCTGGACGCCGGCAGCTGGTTCAACGCCGCCTACCCGGACCGTGCCCGCCCGGGCTTCGTCGGCCTGAAAATTCTCAGCCTGGACGAAATCATCAAGATCGCCGAAGGCAACCCGCAGCACAAACCCGGCCTGTACATCGAAACCAAAGAGCCGAAGCAATTCCCGGGCATCGAGGCCGACCTGAAGAACAAGCTGCTGGATAAAGGCTGGTTGAGCTCCACCGGCTCCAACCAGGCCCAGAAAAACATCGGCGTCGGCCAGGGCAAGGGCCGCGTGGTGCTGCAAACCTTTGAGAAAGACAGCCTGAAAGAACTGCAAAAAGAGATGCCCAACACCCCGAAAATCCTGCTGTTGTGGGTAGGTGAAGGCAGCATCGAACCGAAATCCAAGGTGCCCTTCGCCGAGTCCGGCGAGCCGAGCAAAGCCGCCTACTACGCCAAGCAGGAGCCGAAGGACGCCGCCGAGTTCGAAAAATGGATCGACGAGGCCAAGAGCCTGGGCGCCATCGGTACCGGCCCTTCGGCACAGCTGACCAACCTGGGCGACCAGAGCTATTCCGACCTGGTCAAACCCGAGATGAACCAGTTGACCCACGACAAGGGCTTGCTGGTGCACGTGTACACCGTGGATGAGCCGGTGGACTTCGACAAGGTCATGAAAGCCGGCGTCGATGGCATCTTCACCAACCGCGCTGCCGAACTGCTGAAGTACTACAAGCGCTGGCCGTCCTCGAGTGTGGCCGACCTGCTGCAGGACAACGGTTACTGA
- a CDS encoding GAF domain-containing sensor histidine kinase, translating to MGQKAVDIATIGRISAVPAILQVVSEMTGLRFAAVARVTDDSWTACAVRDQLDFGLPVGGELDLTTTLCHEIRDSHVSIVIDKASEDPLYRDHHTPRIYHFESYISVPVFRTDGRFFGTICALDPNPAQLRSSTIQSTMESFARVLSLQIEAEESLQQTEADLQQERETAELREQFIAVLGHDLRNPLFAINVGAERLLRKHPDPATDTLVRHMLASGRRASQLVEDVLDFARGRMGSGIPVNISECTGLEDTLQHVVEEVQHVHPKRLIHARIGNLKGVKGDRERLAQLLSNLVANAISHGSPEGPVEVSAQVNAGTFELTVKNLGLISEQAMPLLFQPYSRPTGALPQAGLGLGLYIVKQIADAHGGRLEVSSSEQGGTVFSFSLPAGD from the coding sequence ATGGGGCAAAAAGCCGTCGACATTGCCACCATTGGCAGAATCAGCGCCGTCCCGGCGATTCTCCAGGTAGTCAGCGAGATGACCGGCTTGCGTTTTGCGGCCGTGGCCCGGGTCACCGACGATTCCTGGACCGCCTGCGCCGTGCGCGACCAACTGGACTTTGGCCTGCCCGTGGGTGGCGAGCTGGACCTGACCACCACCCTGTGCCACGAAATACGCGACTCCCACGTCTCGATCGTGATCGACAAAGCCAGCGAAGACCCGCTGTACCGCGACCACCACACGCCGCGCATCTACCACTTTGAAAGCTACATCTCGGTGCCGGTGTTCCGCACCGACGGGCGTTTCTTCGGAACCATCTGTGCCCTGGACCCGAACCCGGCGCAACTGCGCAGCAGCACCATCCAGTCGACCATGGAGTCGTTTGCCCGGGTGCTGTCGCTGCAGATCGAAGCCGAAGAAAGCCTCCAGCAGACCGAAGCCGACCTGCAGCAGGAGCGGGAAACCGCCGAACTGCGCGAACAATTCATCGCCGTGCTCGGCCACGACCTGCGCAACCCGCTGTTCGCCATCAACGTCGGCGCCGAACGCCTGCTGCGCAAACACCCGGACCCGGCCACCGACACCCTGGTGCGGCACATGCTGGCCAGCGGCCGCCGCGCCTCGCAACTGGTGGAGGACGTACTGGACTTTGCCCGCGGGCGAATGGGCAGCGGCATCCCGGTGAACATCAGTGAATGCACTGGGCTTGAAGACACTTTGCAGCATGTGGTGGAAGAGGTGCAGCACGTCCATCCAAAGCGGCTGATTCACGCCCGCATCGGCAATCTCAAGGGTGTGAAAGGCGACCGCGAGCGGCTGGCGCAACTGCTCTCCAACCTGGTGGCCAACGCCATCAGCCACGGCAGTCCCGAAGGGCCGGTTGAGGTCAGTGCGCAGGTCAACGCCGGCACGTTTGAGTTAACGGTGAAAAACCTTGGGCTGATCAGTGAGCAAGCCATGCCGCTGCTGTTCCAGCCCTACTCCCGACCGACGGGCGCCTTGCCCCAGGCCGGGCTGGGCCTGGGTTTGTACATCGTCAAACAGATTGCCGACGCCCATGGCGGGCGGCTGGAAGTGTCTTCGAGCGAGCAGGGCGGCACGGTGTTCAGCTTCAGTTTGCCCGCAGGCGATTGA